The following proteins are encoded in a genomic region of Sparus aurata chromosome 23, fSpaAur1.1, whole genome shotgun sequence:
- the trir gene encoding telomerase RNA component interacting RNase has protein sequence MNMDSKPAHGKPQTSGGSSSGDSSPASPSGSPAPSAGKAPVPGGNAFANDGSFMEMFKKKMEEEKRKKETQETGGETRATEQGQASVEKRPPPVTSFVGKRRGGVFLKTGMVAKKQKNDTDVEPGKSDAWTKYMAEVKKYKAHQCGDDDKTRPLVK, from the exons ATGAACATGGATTCAAAGCCGGCACACGGCAAACCTCAGACaagcggcggcagcagcagcggcgacTCAAGCCCCGCGTCCCCCTCGGGCAGCCCCGCGCCCTCGGCTGGCAAAGCCCCGGTGCCCGGGGGAAACGCGTTCGCTAACGACGGCAGCTTCATGGAGATGTtcaagaagaagatggaggaggagaagaggaaaaaggagacgCAGGAAACGGGGGGAGAGACGAGAGCTACCGAACAAGGACAGGCATCTGTGGAAAAGAGGCCGCCTCCCGTGACGAGCTTT GTGGGGAAGCGCAGAGGAGGAGTGTTCCTAAAGACCGGCATGGTTGCGAAGAAGCAGAAAAACGACACAGAC GTCGAGCCAGGCAAGAGCGATGCTTGGACAAAGTACATGGCTGAGGTCAAAAAGTACAAAGCCCACCAGTGTGGCGACGACGATAAGACCAGGCCTCTGGTCAAGTAG